From a region of the Fusobacterium sp. FSA-380-WT-3A genome:
- a CDS encoding thioesterase family protein — MFSIDYKVIVSDINYGGHMGNERALIIFQQARMEFLNSLGYDEINIGEEKGIIQLESHVYYLKEVKLGENLKCFIKDIDCTRASFDTFYEVVNEKNEVVLKGSTKNMAFDYNKQKPGRMPKEFVEVLDTYKKSLTL; from the coding sequence ATGTTTTCAATAGATTATAAAGTTATTGTATCTGATATAAATTATGGAGGTCATATGGGAAATGAGAGAGCTTTAATTATTTTCCAACAGGCTAGAATGGAATTTTTAAATTCTTTAGGATATGATGAAATAAACATTGGAGAGGAAAAGGGAATTATTCAATTAGAATCTCATGTATATTATCTAAAAGAGGTAAAACTTGGAGAGAATTTAAAATGTTTTATAAAAGATATAGATTGTACTAGAGCTTCTTTTGATACTTTTTATGAAGTTGTAAATGAAAAAAATGAAGTTGTTTTAAAAGGTTCTACTAAAAATATGGCCTTTGATTATAATAAACAAAAACCTGGAAGAATGCCAAAAGAATTTGTAGAAGTATTAGATACTTACAAAAAATCATTGACTTTATAG
- a CDS encoding DNA topoisomerase, with product MFKIYEREKESENFKKEKYYQLETDISDSKCNSISFPYKKKFKKEDLNSPQAKNILSLKSIKLKKIDENTCIKKPPKLFNLSDLKKFYLRNLVFNGKYSNLIKEK from the coding sequence ATTTTTAAAATTTATGAAAGAGAAAAAGAGAGTGAAAATTTTAAAAAAGAAAAATATTATCAATTAGAAACTGATATTTCGGATTCAAAATGTAATTCAATTTCTTTTCCTTATAAGAAAAAATTTAAAAAGGAAGATTTAAATTCTCCTCAAGCAAAAAATATTTTATCTTTAAAATCAATTAAACTTAAAAAAATTGATGAAAATACATGTATAAAAAAACCACCTAAATTATTTAATCTTAGTGATTTAAAAAAGTTTTATCTAAGAAATTTAGTTTTTAATGGCAAATATTCTAATTTAATTAAAGAAAAATAG
- a CDS encoding GNAT family N-acetyltransferase produces MNYKIRNIRESEYFLLDDFLYKAIYIPKNMIPPPKEITKLPELQIYIKDFGKFKDDIALVAELNNKIVGIIWTRIMNDYGHVDDKTPSLAMSVDKEYQKRGIGTSLLKNMIEFLKENNYKKVSLSVQKENYAVRLYKKVGFKVITETDEEYIMILEF; encoded by the coding sequence ATAAATTACAAAATAAGAAATATAAGAGAGAGTGAATATTTTTTACTTGATGATTTTTTATATAAAGCTATTTATATTCCTAAAAATATGATTCCTCCTCCAAAAGAAATAACTAAATTACCTGAACTACAAATATATATTAAAGATTTTGGAAAATTTAAAGATGATATAGCCTTAGTAGCTGAATTAAATAATAAAATAGTTGGTATTATTTGGACAAGAATAATGAATGATTATGGTCATGTAGATGATAAAACTCCATCTCTTGCTATGTCTGTTGACAAAGAATATCAAAAAAGGGGAATTGGTACCTCTCTTCTAAAAAATATGATAGAATTTTTGAAAGAAAATAATTATAAGAAAGTTTCTCTTTCTGTCCAAAAAGAAAATTATGCAGTAAGATTATACAAAAAAGTAGGATTTAAAGTTATAACTGAAACTGATGAAGAGTATATAATGATATTGGAATTTTAG
- a CDS encoding DUF969 domain-containing protein, which yields MIKLIGVLLILVGFTLKLDTIAVVLIAGLATGLVSSMNLTEILGVLGSAFVATRYMTLLLLTLATVGILERNGLRERAAKCISSLQGATCGKVLTLYVIIRTIASAMSLRLGGHVQFIRPLVYPMAKGAAEKEKKITKELDEELKGLANSMENYGNFYGQNVFVASSGVLLILGTLQEAGIQGVEAYDIAKASIPMAIIAIILAGIKNYMFDKKIKRGDI from the coding sequence ATGATAAAATTAATAGGTGTTTTATTAATTTTAGTAGGATTTACATTAAAATTAGATACTATTGCAGTAGTTCTAATAGCTGGTCTTGCTACTGGACTTGTATCTTCTATGAATCTTACAGAAATTTTAGGCGTACTGGGAAGTGCCTTTGTTGCTACTAGATATATGACATTATTGTTATTAACTCTAGCTACTGTAGGTATATTAGAAAGAAATGGTTTAAGAGAAAGAGCAGCTAAATGTATATCTTCTCTTCAAGGAGCTACTTGTGGAAAAGTATTAACTCTTTATGTAATTATTAGGACAATAGCAAGTGCAATGTCTTTAAGACTAGGAGGACATGTACAATTTATTAGACCACTTGTATATCCTATGGCCAAAGGAGCAGCTGAAAAAGAGAAAAAAATAACAAAAGAATTAGATGAAGAATTAAAAGGACTAGCTAATAGTATGGAAAACTATGGGAATTTTTATGGACAAAATGTTTTCGTAGCTTCTTCTGGAGTTTTATTAATTCTTGGAACTTTACAAGAGGCAGGAATACAAGGAGTAGAAGCTTATGATATAGCCAAAGCAAGTATTCCTATGGCTATTATAGCCATTATTTTGGCTGGAATAAAAAATTATATGTTTGATAAAAAAATAAAAAGAGGTGATATTTAA
- a CDS encoding DUF979 domain-containing protein, with translation MINTLLEIMYIICGIILIVCGVYALFDKENSKKLGTACFWIIFGFIFMAGPYINPVIVGVLLLIMGILTATKNVKLGSLKNSDDKYREAQEEKIGNKIFIPALSIGVVAFSIAQFTKLGGLIGLGIGALVSLLLTMLVTKENIKNIPYDSSRMLQQMGPSVILPQLLGALGALFAKAGVGEVVAGIMGGIIPDGSKIFGVIGYCVAMAVFTMIMGNAFAAFAVITAGIGVPFVINIGGNPAIVGALGLTAGYCGTLLTPMAANFNIVPASILEMENKNGIILSQAPIAIALLIIHIILMYLLAF, from the coding sequence ATGATTAACACACTTCTTGAGATAATGTATATAATCTGTGGAATAATTTTAATAGTTTGTGGAGTATATGCTTTATTTGATAAGGAAAATTCTAAAAAATTAGGAACAGCTTGTTTCTGGATAATATTTGGATTTATTTTTATGGCTGGTCCATATATAAATCCTGTAATTGTTGGAGTTTTACTTTTAATAATGGGAATTTTAACAGCTACTAAAAATGTAAAACTTGGAAGTTTAAAAAACAGTGATGATAAATATAGAGAAGCACAAGAGGAAAAAATAGGAAATAAAATATTTATTCCAGCACTTTCTATTGGAGTTGTTGCCTTTTCAATAGCCCAATTTACAAAATTAGGTGGACTTATTGGGTTGGGAATAGGAGCTTTAGTTTCTTTACTTTTAACTATGTTGGTAACAAAAGAAAATATAAAAAATATTCCTTATGATTCTTCAAGAATGTTACAACAAATGGGTCCAAGTGTAATTTTACCACAACTTTTAGGAGCCTTAGGAGCTTTATTTGCTAAAGCTGGAGTTGGAGAAGTTGTAGCTGGAATAATGGGAGGAATCATTCCAGATGGAAGTAAAATTTTTGGAGTAATAGGATATTGTGTAGCTATGGCAGTATTTACAATGATAATGGGAAATGCTTTCGCTGCCTTTGCTGTAATTACAGCTGGAATCGGAGTTCCATTTGTAATAAATATTGGAGGAAATCCAGCAATAGTAGGAGCTTTAGGTCTAACAGCTGGATATTGTGGTACACTTCTTACTCCAATGGCGGCAAACTTCAATATAGTTCCAGCTTCTATTTTGGAAATGGAAAATAAAAATGGTATAATATTATCACAAGCTCCTATAGCAATAGCTTTACTTATTATCCATATAATTTTAATGTATTTATTAGCTTTTTAA
- a CDS encoding VWA domain-containing protein — protein MFKFQDPYFFLLIPIILFLFFKKERKKSITVPSISKIKNYSLKSKKYFIGKYLILISAILMTIGLARPQRVTDHKIKKDGIDIVIALDLSRSMLQEDFSPNRLEKSKELLSKFIGKRTNDRIGLIIFGGDAYTKIPLTFDNSMVRETVEKIKVSDITSNNQTAIGMGIGVSLNRLKDSTSKSKVVILMTDGENNSGELSPIEATKLAKKLGIKIYTIGIGAYEREVPWFGGMTKVRNRELDENLLKTIAKETGGEYFRASDEKSFNEIFEKINSLEKTELEKDEFFQKEELYMGFVKASLLFLIIGIFFEFLLFIRLP, from the coding sequence ATGTTTAAATTTCAAGACCCTTATTTCTTCCTCCTTATCCCTATAATATTATTTTTATTTTTTAAGAAAGAGAGAAAAAAATCTATAACTGTTCCTAGTATTTCAAAAATAAAAAATTATTCATTAAAAAGTAAAAAATATTTTATAGGAAAATATTTGATTTTAATCTCAGCTATTCTTATGACAATAGGACTTGCAAGACCTCAAAGGGTAACTGACCATAAAATAAAAAAGGATGGAATAGATATTGTAATTGCTCTTGATTTATCTAGGTCTATGTTGCAAGAAGATTTTTCACCAAATAGACTTGAAAAGTCAAAGGAACTTTTATCAAAATTTATAGGTAAAAGAACAAATGATAGAATAGGACTTATTATTTTTGGTGGAGATGCCTATACAAAAATTCCTCTTACTTTTGATAATTCAATGGTAAGAGAAACTGTTGAAAAAATAAAAGTTAGTGATATTACAAGTAACAATCAAACAGCCATTGGAATGGGAATTGGTGTATCTTTAAATAGACTTAAAGATTCTACTTCAAAATCAAAAGTTGTAATTCTTATGACTGATGGAGAAAATAACTCTGGGGAGTTATCTCCTATTGAAGCTACAAAACTTGCAAAAAAACTTGGAATAAAAATATATACTATTGGTATAGGAGCTTACGAAAGGGAAGTTCCTTGGTTTGGTGGAATGACAAAAGTTAGAAATAGAGAGCTTGATGAAAATCTTTTGAAAACTATAGCTAAAGAAACTGGCGGAGAATATTTTAGAGCTAGTGATGAAAAATCTTTTAATGAAATTTTTGAAAAAATAAACTCTTTAGAAAAAACAGAACTTGAAAAAGATGAGTTTTTCCAAAAAGAAGAGTTATATATGGGATTTGTAAAAGCAAGTTTACTATTTTTAATTATTGGAATTTTCTTTGAATTTTTATTATTTATAAGATTACCATAG
- the pcp gene encoding pyroglutamyl-peptidase I, whose translation MKLLITGFDPFGGEKINPAWEAVKGLPDNIDGVEIVKLQIPTVFKKSAKKLFENIDFVKPDVVICVGQAGGRYELSVERVAINLDDGRIPDNEGYQPVDVKVFEDGENAYFSSLPIKAMVEEIKKSGIPAAVSNTAGTYVCNHIMYSLLYYINKNNLNIRGGFIHVPYITEQVLDKKNTPYMDLKTITKGLESSIKAIKNNETDIKVSGGKEF comes from the coding sequence ATGAAATTATTAATAACAGGGTTTGACCCTTTTGGAGGAGAAAAAATAAATCCAGCTTGGGAAGCTGTAAAAGGATTACCAGATAATATTGATGGAGTAGAAATAGTAAAATTACAAATTCCTACAGTATTTAAAAAATCAGCTAAAAAATTATTTGAAAATATCGATTTTGTAAAACCAGATGTAGTTATTTGTGTAGGACAAGCTGGTGGAAGATATGAACTTAGTGTTGAGAGAGTTGCTATCAATTTAGATGATGGAAGAATTCCTGATAATGAAGGATATCAACCTGTTGATGTAAAAGTTTTTGAAGATGGAGAAAATGCTTATTTCTCAAGTTTACCAATTAAAGCTATGGTTGAAGAGATAAAAAAATCTGGAATTCCTGCTGCTGTATCAAATACTGCTGGAACTTATGTATGTAATCATATTATGTATTCTTTACTTTACTACATTAATAAAAATAATCTTAATATAAGAGGTGGATTTATCCATGTACCTTATATTACAGAACAAGTTTTAGATAAGAAAAATACTCCATATATGGATTTAAAAACTATTACAAAAGGTTTAGAGTCTTCTATAAAAGCAATAAAAAATAATGAAACAGATATAAAAGTTTCTGGTGGAAAAGAATTCTAA
- a CDS encoding DUF58 domain-containing protein, producing the protein MTKEELLKKIKKIDLNISSKADEFFVGNYRSIFKGNGMEFSDIRKYEIGDDVKRIDWKTSARQRKTYIKEYEEERELSIFLLVDISLSNNFKMKEDLITQIAGSIGYSATKNSDNVSLILFTDKIEKFIPPQKGKNHSLRIIEALLDTKPLGKGTDIRNALNFFNKIQKRHSVVFLISDFLDSGYEETLKLIQQKHTVIPIRIIDRKFQSLPKGFLFNLLDSESGETVVVGNLKEDINFQEEKIPNVLDIYTDEDYVKSLMKFFRRRSL; encoded by the coding sequence ATGACAAAAGAAGAGTTATTGAAAAAAATTAAAAAAATAGATTTGAATATATCTTCAAAGGCTGATGAATTTTTTGTAGGAAATTATCGTTCTATATTTAAAGGAAATGGAATGGAATTTTCTGATATAAGAAAATATGAAATTGGTGATGATGTTAAAAGAATTGATTGGAAAACAAGTGCTAGACAGAGAAAAACATATATAAAAGAATATGAGGAAGAGAGAGAACTTTCCATATTTCTTTTGGTGGATATATCTCTTTCAAATAATTTTAAAATGAAAGAGGATTTAATTACACAAATTGCTGGAAGTATAGGTTATAGTGCTACAAAAAATAGTGATAATGTAAGTTTAATATTATTTACTGATAAAATAGAAAAATTTATTCCTCCACAAAAAGGGAAAAATCACTCTCTTAGAATTATAGAAGCTTTATTAGATACTAAACCTTTAGGAAAAGGTACAGATATAAGAAATGCTTTAAATTTCTTTAATAAAATACAAAAAAGACATTCTGTTGTATTTTTAATATCTGATTTTTTAGATAGTGGCTATGAAGAAACTTTAAAGCTTATACAACAAAAACATACAGTTATTCCTATAAGGATAATTGATAGAAAATTCCAATCTCTTCCAAAGGGATTTTTATTTAATTTACTAGATTCTGAAAGTGGAGAAACTGTTGTTGTAGGAAATTTAAAAGAGGATATAAATTTTCAAGAAGAAAAAATCCCAAATGTGTTAGATATTTATACTGATGAAGATTATGTAAAATCTCTTATGAAATTTTTTAGAAGGAGGAGCTTATGA
- a CDS encoding VWA domain-containing protein, giving the protein MKFGNLENLIYFIFPIFMMVILIMGLKKKNRGLKLLNLSNNKKISHLKIFFISIGTVLVCISLLSPEKFLEEQNVERKGNSIYVLIDTSRSMLTKDVYPNRIEGAKRVTKEIIKNLKGDKIGIIPFSDSAYIQMPLTDDYTIAENYINVIDTNLITGGGTNIYEGLVIANNSFNEIESDNKIVLVISDGGDYDKKVLDFIKDNKIVVYTVGIGTSKGAVIPDNQTTGFIKDEKGNVVVSQLNSDFLKEMSNNSKGKYYEVNNLQNNTLEFLTEINSLEKNNIKNEKLAIYKKYYQIFLGFGLIFILLGYFLKGRVKYEE; this is encoded by the coding sequence ATGAAATTTGGAAATTTAGAAAATTTAATTTATTTTATTTTTCCCATTTTTATGATGGTTATCTTAATAATGGGATTGAAAAAGAAAAATAGAGGTTTAAAACTTTTAAATCTCTCAAATAATAAAAAAATTTCTCATTTAAAAATATTTTTTATAAGTATTGGGACCGTTCTTGTTTGTATCTCCCTACTTTCTCCTGAAAAATTTTTAGAAGAGCAAAATGTAGAGAGAAAAGGAAACAGTATCTATGTACTTATTGATACTTCTCGCTCTATGCTTACAAAAGATGTTTATCCAAATAGAATTGAGGGAGCTAAAAGAGTTACCAAGGAGATTATAAAAAATCTTAAAGGGGATAAAATAGGAATTATTCCTTTTTCTGATAGTGCTTATATTCAAATGCCTCTAACTGATGATTATACAATAGCAGAAAATTATATAAATGTTATTGATACAAATCTTATTACAGGTGGAGGGACAAATATTTATGAGGGACTTGTTATAGCTAATAATTCTTTTAATGAGATAGAAAGTGATAATAAAATTGTTCTTGTAATTTCTGATGGTGGAGACTATGATAAAAAAGTTTTAGATTTTATAAAAGATAATAAAATTGTAGTTTATACTGTTGGAATTGGAACTTCTAAAGGAGCAGTTATTCCTGATAATCAAACTACTGGTTTTATAAAAGATGAAAAAGGGAATGTGGTTGTAAGTCAATTAAATTCTGATTTTTTAAAAGAGATGTCTAATAATTCTAAAGGAAAATATTATGAGGTAAACAATCTTCAAAATAATACTTTAGAGTTTTTAACAGAGATAAATTCTTTAGAAAAGAATAATATAAAAAATGAAAAATTAGCAATTTATAAAAAATATTATCAAATTTTCTTGGGATTTGGATTGATTTTTATTTTATTAGGTTATTTTCTAAAAGGAAGGGTAAAATATGAAGAATAA
- a CDS encoding BatD family protein: MILKIDGKFFKMFSFFFLLTIINIITFGATLTVDNPNARVGVPIKITVEFTDEKKDDYKIEGIENFQSMGKSSRSQSSWINGKSSKSYSEIYTVLPLNEGVFDLILNVNGKKVSDKVTINVSKNNKINTENSYVTTDNSQYKREYYMGEKIPYFEKLIVRTSLNNYGYTGQPVFTDFNFKDLTPRNNQGSPIVKRINTPSGEALEVLIKEGVLEANFSGEKNIVSGLISYTEAKESDFFNISTSEPKYVGGKDISIKIIPLPEEGKPNNFQNIVGSSLKGEVNWDNKASIDVGQSFVLKLRLYGDVNLEFLNTIPFDNQDFNIYQSITNYSEKIINGKYEANKDFEIAFIPRKNGKLKTPDIKLSYFDVNEKKYKDLVIEGKNIEVIGETIPTTTPKSPIVNNNTSNPNSTTVEKNIIEIKTLPTNDTKVNNNLLIIIGILGVIVIVEGGIIVKLLYDKKRKTKNYKGFFKNMKNSKDDKEFYENYCIYMKEKYNFSPKAHFEDILLKNGANEKILEINRYISQALFKNEKLDFKKIIDILRKNS; encoded by the coding sequence ATGATACTAAAAATAGATGGTAAATTTTTTAAAATGTTTTCATTTTTTTTCTTATTGACAATTATAAATATTATAACTTTTGGAGCTACACTTACAGTGGACAATCCAAATGCTAGAGTTGGAGTTCCTATAAAAATAACAGTAGAATTTACAGATGAAAAAAAAGATGATTATAAAATAGAGGGAATTGAAAATTTCCAAAGTATGGGAAAAAGCAGTCGTAGTCAATCTAGTTGGATAAATGGAAAATCTAGTAAATCTTATTCAGAAATTTATACTGTATTACCTTTAAATGAGGGAGTTTTTGATTTAATTCTTAATGTAAATGGTAAAAAAGTATCTGATAAAGTTACTATTAATGTTTCTAAAAATAATAAAATAAATACAGAAAATAGTTATGTTACTACAGATAATTCTCAATATAAAAGAGAATATTATATGGGAGAAAAAATTCCTTATTTTGAAAAATTAATTGTTAGAACTTCATTAAATAATTATGGATATACAGGACAACCTGTATTTACAGATTTTAATTTTAAAGATTTAACACCTAGAAATAATCAAGGAAGTCCAATAGTAAAAAGAATAAATACTCCTTCTGGAGAAGCTTTAGAAGTCCTTATTAAAGAGGGAGTTTTAGAAGCAAACTTTTCAGGAGAAAAAAATATTGTTTCAGGTCTTATCTCTTATACAGAAGCAAAAGAGAGTGATTTTTTTAATATTTCTACATCTGAACCAAAATATGTTGGAGGAAAAGATATATCTATAAAAATTATTCCTTTACCAGAAGAGGGGAAACCCAATAATTTTCAAAATATTGTTGGAAGTAGTTTAAAAGGTGAAGTTAATTGGGATAATAAAGCTTCTATTGATGTGGGACAATCTTTTGTGTTAAAACTAAGACTTTATGGAGATGTAAACTTAGAGTTTTTAAATACTATCCCATTTGATAATCAAGATTTTAATATTTATCAATCTATTACAAATTATAGTGAAAAAATTATAAATGGAAAATATGAAGCTAATAAAGATTTTGAAATAGCTTTTATTCCTAGAAAAAATGGAAAACTTAAAACACCAGATATAAAACTTTCATATTTTGATGTAAATGAGAAAAAATATAAAGATTTAGTTATAGAGGGAAAAAATATTGAAGTTATTGGAGAAACTATTCCTACTACTACTCCAAAATCTCCAATAGTTAATAACAATACAAGTAATCCTAATTCTACAACTGTAGAAAAAAATATAATAGAAATTAAAACTCTACCTACAAATGATACAAAAGTCAATAACAATCTATTAATTATCATTGGAATTTTAGGAGTTATAGTTATTGTTGAGGGTGGAATAATTGTAAAACTTTTATATGATAAAAAAAGAAAAACTAAAAATTATAAAGGTTTCTTTAAAAATATGAAAAATTCTAAAGATGATAAAGAATTTTATGAAAATTATTGTATTTATATGAAAGAAAAATATAATTTTAGTCCTAAAGCACATTTTGAAGATATACTTTTAAAGAATGGAGCTAACGAAAAAATTTTAGAGATAAATAGATATATTAGCCAAGCATTATTTAAAAATGAAAAATTAGATTTCAAAAAAATTATAGATATTTTAAGAAAAAATAGTTAA
- the hemL gene encoding glutamate-1-semialdehyde 2,1-aminomutase, with protein MSYQNSKNIYDEAIKFIPGGVNSPVRAFKSVNREAPIFVKKAKGSKLWDEDGNEYIDYICSWGPMILGHNFERVIEGVRDEIENGSSYGLPTKLEVELAKLITKSCPSIEKVRLTTSGTEATMSAVRLARAYTMRNKILKFEGCYHGHSDALLVKSGSGLLTDGYQDSNGITAGVLQDTLTVPFGNREKIQEILEKEDVACLIMEPVPANMGVITPDVEFLKFVREICTKTKTVLIFDEVISGFRLSLGGAQEYFGITPDMTTLGKIIGGGYPVGAFGGKKEIMDLVAPIGRVYHAGTLSGNPISVRAGLETIGYLYENRETIYKTLEEKTKYITTELEKIAMEYNVPVCINRLGSLYTIFFTDRKEVNNLEDALSSNTENFAIYFNEMLDNGIVIPPSQFEAHFISLALSDEDIDKTLKVARKAFEKISKK; from the coding sequence ATGAGTTATCAAAATTCTAAAAATATATATGATGAAGCAATAAAATTTATTCCTGGGGGAGTTAACAGTCCTGTTAGGGCTTTTAAATCTGTAAATAGAGAGGCTCCTATCTTTGTAAAAAAAGCTAAAGGTTCAAAACTTTGGGACGAAGATGGAAATGAGTATATAGATTATATTTGTTCTTGGGGACCAATGATACTTGGACATAATTTTGAAAGAGTTATTGAAGGAGTGAGAGATGAGATTGAAAATGGAAGTTCTTATGGATTACCTACAAAATTAGAAGTAGAACTTGCAAAATTAATAACAAAATCTTGCCCATCAATAGAAAAAGTTAGACTTACAACTTCTGGAACAGAAGCTACAATGTCAGCTGTTAGACTTGCCAGAGCTTATACAATGAGAAATAAAATTTTAAAATTTGAAGGTTGTTATCATGGACATTCTGATGCTCTTTTAGTAAAATCTGGTTCTGGACTTTTAACAGATGGTTATCAAGATAGTAATGGAATTACTGCTGGAGTTCTACAAGATACTTTGACAGTTCCATTTGGTAATAGAGAAAAAATTCAAGAAATATTAGAAAAGGAAGATGTGGCTTGTTTAATAATGGAGCCTGTTCCAGCTAATATGGGAGTAATAACTCCTGATGTAGAATTTTTAAAATTTGTAAGAGAGATTTGTACAAAAACTAAGACAGTTTTAATTTTTGATGAAGTTATTTCTGGATTTAGATTATCACTTGGAGGAGCTCAAGAATATTTTGGAATAACTCCTGATATGACAACTCTTGGAAAAATAATTGGTGGTGGATACCCTGTAGGAGCTTTTGGTGGAAAAAAAGAGATAATGGATTTAGTTGCTCCTATTGGTAGAGTTTATCATGCTGGAACTTTATCAGGAAATCCTATATCTGTAAGAGCTGGACTTGAAACAATAGGATATTTATATGAAAACAGAGAAACTATTTATAAAACTTTAGAAGAAAAAACAAAATATATTACAACTGAATTAGAAAAAATTGCTATGGAATATAATGTGCCTGTTTGTATTAATAGATTAGGTTCTCTTTATACAATATTTTTCACTGATAGAAAAGAGGTTAATAATTTAGAAGATGCTCTTTCATCAAATACAGAAAATTTTGCTATATACTTTAATGAGATGTTAGACAATGGAATTGTTATCCCTCCATCTCAATTTGAAGCACATTTTATTTCTTTAGCTTTAAGTGATGAAGATATAGATAAAACTTTAAAAGTTGCTAGAAAAGCTTTTGAAAAAATTAGTAAAAAATAA
- a CDS encoding MoxR family ATPase, which produces METNAIISILKSEIRKKVIGQENMIDKILIGILTESHILLEGFPGLAKSLTVNTIAETLGLKFSRIQFTPDLLPSDIIGTEIYNEKTGEFYTKKGPLFANIVLADEINRAPAKVQAALLEAMQEKQVTIANETFLLEKPFIVLATQNPIEQNGTYPLPEAQQDRFLMKVKVEYPTKAEEMEFLNLITGENDFDEIEIKKILDKDGLTSLKNQVKKVYIDDKLKEYILNIVFKTREKSQFISCGASPRASIALVKASKANAFLEGRNFVMPEDIKKVIYDVLRHRIILSYEALASEKNIDEIIMEIIESVELP; this is translated from the coding sequence TTGGAAACTAACGCTATTATTTCAATTTTAAAATCAGAAATTAGAAAAAAAGTTATTGGACAAGAAAATATGATAGATAAAATTCTTATTGGAATTTTAACAGAAAGTCATATTTTATTAGAGGGATTTCCCGGTCTTGCTAAATCTCTAACAGTAAATACTATTGCTGAAACTTTAGGACTGAAATTTTCTAGAATACAATTTACACCAGATTTATTACCAAGTGACATAATTGGTACTGAAATTTATAATGAAAAAACAGGAGAATTTTATACTAAAAAAGGACCTCTTTTTGCAAATATTGTATTAGCTGATGAAATAAATAGAGCTCCAGCTAAAGTACAAGCTGCACTTTTAGAGGCAATGCAAGAAAAACAAGTAACTATTGCCAATGAAACTTTTTTACTTGAAAAACCTTTTATAGTTCTTGCTACTCAAAATCCAATAGAACAAAATGGAACTTATCCATTACCAGAGGCTCAACAAGATAGATTTTTAATGAAAGTAAAAGTTGAATACCCTACAAAAGCTGAAGAGATGGAATTTTTAAATCTTATCACTGGTGAAAATGATTTTGATGAGATTGAAATTAAAAAAATTCTTGATAAAGATGGTCTAACTTCTTTAAAAAATCAAGTTAAAAAAGTTTATATTGATGATAAATTAAAAGAGTATATTTTAAATATTGTATTTAAAACAAGAGAAAAATCTCAATTTATATCTTGTGGAGCTTCTCCAAGAGCAAGTATAGCTTTAGTAAAAGCTTCAAAAGCTAATGCTTTCTTAGAGGGAAGAAATTTTGTAATGCCAGAAGATATTAAAAAAGTTATATATGATGTTTTACGCCACAGAATAATTTTATCTTATGAAGCACTTGCTTCTGAAAAAAATATTGATGAAATAATTATGGAAATTATAGAATCTGTAGAATTACCATAG